From Pelotomaculum schinkii, one genomic window encodes:
- a CDS encoding Fur family transcriptional regulator, with translation MKNLISDVGDKLRQKEYKLTSRRELVLRVLLENKDKHLSAEEVYNLVKSKAPDTGLATVYRTLELFHEFEIIHAIDFGDGRKRYELGAGLGHSHQHHHLICTQCGNIIEVNEDLLEELENRVCQQHEFTITNHQLKIFGLCKNCSAPK, from the coding sequence ATGAAAAATTTAATCTCCGATGTTGGTGATAAACTAAGGCAAAAAGAGTACAAACTTACTTCCCGGCGGGAACTGGTTTTGAGAGTGCTGCTGGAAAATAAGGACAAGCATTTAAGCGCCGAGGAAGTCTACAATTTAGTCAAGTCAAAGGCGCCTGACACGGGACTGGCCACGGTTTACCGGACCCTGGAATTGTTCCACGAGTTTGAGATTATCCACGCTATTGATTTCGGTGACGGGCGCAAGCGCTACGAGTTGGGAGCGGGTTTGGGGCACAGCCACCAGCACCATCATCTCATCTGTACTCAGTGCGGCAATATCATCGAGGTTAATGAAGATCTATTGGAAGAACTGGAGAATCGCGTCTGCCAGCAGCATGAATTTACAATTACAAACCACCAGCTTAAAATCTTTGGTCTTTGCAAGAACTGCTCGGCGCCAAAATAA
- a CDS encoding MFS transporter: MHELKIILSSKRDLGLLMVLFLMEFTRGAFFLTFLPLYAVNYLSISVAAAGLAVSAHYLFETLFKSTAGWELDRRGLWVIHLGLLLGLLALFIIKLQPTTSVLIAGSAFFGLAVSPVWLAVISNVAPVQSSDRAARVGVVFAVWLAGGGGGPVAINFFIVNDYGLAFWLLIGLWILAMLVAAVTLRGPGGITVGGAGFSFNKEIVKLAQNQAVKKILLPGMFLQTLSGGLLLPLLPIYAQTELGLNPNQYAFLLLSAGSAAAISFLPMGRLADRVRLKTLLGTGFAMTALSLALFSAARGMVSVFLLAALLGFSYAIVLPAWNNLLAKVISPDRQATGWGVFATIEGAGIAIGPALGGLVARSFGISAVIMLTVMLLASMACFYFAYPVEKLFARTS, translated from the coding sequence TTGCATGAACTGAAAATAATCCTTTCCTCTAAAAGAGATCTTGGCCTTTTGATGGTCCTTTTTTTAATGGAATTCACCAGAGGCGCCTTCTTCCTTACTTTTCTTCCTCTCTATGCGGTGAATTACCTGAGCATATCGGTGGCGGCAGCCGGGCTGGCCGTATCAGCCCACTACTTGTTCGAAACGCTGTTTAAAAGCACAGCCGGCTGGGAGTTGGACCGGCGCGGCCTGTGGGTCATCCACCTGGGGCTCCTGTTGGGCCTGCTCGCCCTGTTTATCATTAAATTACAGCCAACGACTTCCGTACTGATTGCCGGCTCGGCTTTTTTCGGGCTGGCCGTATCACCTGTCTGGCTGGCTGTTATCAGCAATGTGGCCCCGGTTCAGTCAAGCGACCGGGCCGCTCGCGTGGGCGTGGTCTTTGCCGTGTGGCTGGCCGGAGGCGGCGGTGGTCCGGTGGCGATCAATTTCTTTATTGTAAATGACTACGGGCTGGCTTTCTGGCTCTTGATCGGCCTTTGGATTTTAGCCATGCTGGTTGCCGCAGTAACACTAAGGGGACCCGGAGGGATCACTGTTGGCGGCGCCGGTTTTTCCTTTAACAAAGAAATTGTAAAATTGGCGCAGAACCAGGCCGTCAAAAAAATACTTCTGCCAGGGATGTTCCTGCAGACCTTGTCGGGGGGGCTGTTGCTGCCGCTATTGCCCATCTACGCTCAGACTGAACTCGGTCTTAACCCCAACCAGTACGCCTTTCTTCTCCTGTCCGCCGGATCAGCGGCGGCAATCTCCTTTCTGCCGATGGGCCGTCTGGCCGACCGGGTCAGGCTTAAAACCCTGCTGGGCACAGGATTCGCTATGACAGCCTTGTCACTTGCCCTGTTTTCGGCGGCCAGGGGAATGGTCAGCGTCTTTCTTCTTGCTGCCCTGCTGGGGTTTTCATACGCTATCGTCCTGCCTGCCTGGAACAACCTGCTGGCCAAAGTTATCTCGCCTGACCGGCAGGCTACCGGCTGGGGCGTGTTTGCAACTATTGAGGGCGCGGGCATTGCCATCGGGCCTGCCCTGGGCGGTTTGGTAGCGCGGTCCTTCGGGATTTCGGCCGTCATAATGCTTACCGTAATGCTCCTGGCGTCAATGGCCTGCTTCTATTTTGCCTACCCGGTTGAAAAGCTGTTTGCAAGGACCAGCTAA
- a CDS encoding D-alanyl-D-alanine carboxypeptidase family protein, whose protein sequence is MQTKTGLCTILAVIIMLLFHSPRPAVAVPEISGEAAALIDGRNGQFLYEKNPYQQMYPASTTKILTAVIALENSKLNDMVTITAEACNVEGSALGLLEGEKMSLEDLLYALMLNSGNDAAVAIAVHVAGSVEKFADLMNEKAAEVGAVNSHFINPNGLPDPNHYSTAHDMALISYYAMQNPEFRKIVATKIRTIDRGDPMAQTYLENHNRLLWNYEGAVGIKNGYTEIARQCLVSAANRNGRELVAVVLKTEGANIWTDSQTLLDYGFNDYNNICLTEAGKFVGEVPVRYGLDESVPVQTGCSLNYNFPTDNPADFRPEVKLAANVNAPVKAGTKLGELVFFEGDRELGRVDLIAQKQVDRKLLVQICPWLIAAPVLALLLVIVRVHNNARRRRWKRYKQKYYLSQNNQSLR, encoded by the coding sequence ATGCAGACTAAGACAGGCCTGTGCACCATACTGGCCGTTATTATTATGCTGTTATTCCACAGTCCCCGGCCTGCCGTTGCTGTTCCTGAGATTTCCGGTGAAGCGGCAGCGCTAATTGACGGCAGGAACGGGCAATTCCTATATGAGAAAAATCCGTATCAGCAGATGTACCCGGCCAGCACCACCAAGATCCTCACTGCTGTTATTGCTCTTGAAAACAGCAAGCTCAATGACATGGTAACGATAACGGCCGAAGCCTGCAACGTTGAGGGGTCGGCTCTTGGCCTCCTGGAAGGGGAAAAGATGTCGCTGGAAGACCTTCTCTACGCCTTGATGCTGAATTCAGGCAATGATGCGGCTGTTGCGATTGCCGTTCACGTAGCAGGTTCGGTGGAAAAGTTTGCTGATCTCATGAATGAAAAGGCTGCCGAGGTAGGGGCGGTGAATTCTCACTTTATTAACCCCAACGGCCTGCCTGACCCCAATCACTACAGCACTGCCCACGATATGGCTTTGATTTCCTACTACGCCATGCAGAACCCTGAATTCAGGAAAATAGTGGCCACTAAAATCAGGACCATCGACAGGGGTGACCCCATGGCCCAAACCTATCTTGAAAACCACAACAGGCTCCTGTGGAATTATGAAGGGGCTGTCGGGATAAAAAACGGATATACGGAAATAGCCAGGCAATGCCTGGTTTCGGCTGCGAACCGCAACGGCAGGGAACTGGTGGCGGTGGTCCTGAAGACCGAAGGCGCCAACATCTGGACCGACTCGCAAACTCTCCTTGATTACGGTTTTAACGATTATAACAACATTTGTCTGACTGAAGCGGGCAAGTTTGTTGGGGAGGTTCCCGTCCGCTACGGGTTGGACGAGTCCGTGCCTGTGCAAACGGGCTGTTCCTTAAACTACAACTTCCCGACGGATAATCCTGCAGATTTCAGGCCGGAAGTCAAGCTGGCAGCCAATGTTAACGCGCCGGTAAAAGCCGGTACAAAGTTGGGTGAACTGGTCTTCTTTGAAGGCGACCGCGAGTTGGGCAGGGTCGACCTGATCGCACAAAAACAGGTTGATCGAAAATTACTCGTCCAGATTTGCCCCTGGTTGATAGCGGCGCCGGTCCTGGCTCTTTTACTGGTAATTGTCAGAGTCCATAATAATGCCCGCCGCAGGCGCTGGAAAAGATACAAACAGAAATATTACCTATCGCAAAACAACCAGAGCCTCAGGTAG
- the feoB gene encoding ferrous iron transport protein B, producing MNDGIESRIPAGGKKIVLAGNPNVGKSVFFNALTGLYADVANYPGTTLDIACGRYNGDVVIDTPGVYGVSSYSEEEEITRDIILAADIVVNIVDTVHLERDLFLTLQIIDMGVPIIVALNMADEAERGGMRINHALLEELLGIPVVRTVAVHHTGIDELKEKIYQARPGLVDSALLEKISQVSTPCSRGEALLILEGDPAVSQRCGAAPGAELESIYRSRRERANQIASLVVKEAGENQGFADKLGRWMLLPVTGFPLLLLTLWGIYELVGVFIAQYLVGFTEPMMSGYYEPAIQSLLGGLLGPGSVLTTILAGQYGVLTLTVTYLIGLLLPLVLGIFLVMAILEDSGYLPRIATLVDRSLSALGLNGQAVIPLILGFGCVTMACISTRLLNSDRERRIAIFLLAFGVPCSAQMAIIMAVFARLGPTYLLLYILILFSILTTTGTFLARYLPGVPAPLLIELPPLRLPQPKNFIKKAWTRSYNFIKEALPLFAGGALFLSILEVTGLLQGLRALLTPLTVNWLHLPPEIADVFIMGAIRKEFGAATIMNLHMLPIQDFVVMLTLTLTVPCIASTMVILKERGWREGILLWCVIYALAFLIGGVTAHLLEAFSKSGALNASSSLLFGLIIFITGAVLVLSMWFRPRKAD from the coding sequence GTGAACGATGGAATTGAGTCCAGGATTCCGGCAGGCGGGAAGAAAATAGTCCTGGCCGGAAATCCCAACGTAGGTAAATCTGTTTTCTTCAATGCTCTCACAGGATTATATGCGGATGTCGCAAATTACCCCGGGACCACTCTCGACATAGCCTGTGGCCGTTATAACGGTGATGTCGTGATTGATACGCCCGGGGTTTATGGTGTTTCGAGCTACAGTGAAGAAGAAGAAATCACCCGTGACATTATACTCGCGGCGGATATAGTGGTAAATATCGTCGATACGGTCCACCTGGAGCGGGATTTGTTCCTTACTTTGCAGATAATTGATATGGGCGTCCCGATCATAGTGGCCCTTAATATGGCGGATGAAGCAGAGCGGGGGGGGATGAGGATTAACCATGCTCTCCTGGAAGAACTCCTGGGCATCCCCGTTGTCCGTACAGTGGCTGTCCACCATACGGGTATTGATGAACTCAAGGAAAAAATCTACCAGGCGCGGCCCGGGCTGGTGGACAGTGCTCTACTGGAAAAAATAAGCCAGGTCAGTACCCCTTGCAGCAGGGGCGAGGCATTGCTGATCCTGGAAGGGGATCCCGCAGTCAGCCAGCGCTGCGGGGCTGCTCCCGGCGCTGAGCTGGAGTCGATTTACCGGAGCCGCCGGGAAAGGGCCAACCAGATTGCCTCTCTGGTAGTTAAGGAAGCCGGTGAAAATCAGGGATTTGCCGACAAGCTGGGGCGCTGGATGCTGCTTCCTGTTACCGGCTTTCCGCTTCTGTTACTGACCCTCTGGGGTATCTACGAATTGGTTGGTGTCTTTATAGCCCAGTATCTAGTGGGCTTTACCGAACCAATGATGAGTGGCTACTATGAACCGGCGATTCAATCGCTGCTGGGCGGCTTGCTGGGTCCCGGGTCGGTGCTGACAACTATTTTAGCGGGCCAGTACGGTGTGCTGACCCTCACCGTGACCTACCTGATCGGCCTCCTTTTGCCGCTGGTACTGGGGATTTTCCTCGTCATGGCCATTCTTGAGGATTCAGGCTACCTCCCGAGGATCGCCACCCTGGTTGACCGGAGTCTGAGCGCTCTGGGGTTAAACGGGCAGGCTGTCATTCCACTGATCCTGGGCTTTGGCTGCGTTACTATGGCCTGCATCAGCACCAGGTTGCTAAACTCGGACCGGGAGCGACGCATTGCCATTTTTTTACTGGCCTTTGGTGTTCCCTGCTCTGCCCAGATGGCAATTATTATGGCTGTGTTTGCCCGGCTGGGTCCAACTTACCTGCTCCTGTATATTCTAATTCTCTTTAGCATCCTGACTACCACCGGGACGTTTTTGGCGCGCTATCTGCCGGGTGTTCCCGCCCCGCTTCTGATTGAACTGCCGCCGTTGCGTTTGCCGCAGCCGAAAAATTTTATAAAAAAGGCCTGGACAAGATCTTATAATTTTATAAAAGAAGCCTTGCCGCTTTTTGCAGGGGGAGCTCTATTCTTAAGTATTCTGGAGGTTACGGGACTCCTGCAGGGTTTGCGCGCGCTGCTCACGCCGCTTACTGTAAACTGGCTGCACCTGCCGCCGGAAATTGCCGATGTCTTCATCATGGGCGCTATCCGCAAGGAATTTGGAGCGGCCACCATTATGAACCTGCATATGCTTCCCATCCAGGATTTCGTGGTAATGCTTACCTTGACCCTGACTGTCCCTTGCATTGCCTCAACCATGGTCATATTAAAAGAACGTGGATGGCGCGAGGGGATCCTTCTCTGGTGTGTCATTTACGCTCTGGCATTTCTCATCGGGGGAGTGACGGCACACCTGCTGGAGGCCTTTAGTAAATCCGGCGCTCTGAACGCCTCATCCTCATTGTTGTTTGGTTTAATAATTTTTATAACGGGCGCTGTACTGGTCCTGTCCATGTGGTTCCGGCCGCGCAAGGCAGATTGA
- a CDS encoding FeoA family protein, which produces MQLDKASRGQVVKITEIPNDRVRVQAIRFGLSEGAVVTCREVVPAGPVVVTRNKQEIAIGRNLAKTISVEPC; this is translated from the coding sequence GTGCAATTAGACAAGGCCAGTAGAGGACAGGTTGTTAAAATTACGGAAATTCCCAACGACCGTGTCCGGGTTCAGGCTATACGCTTCGGTTTGTCGGAAGGAGCGGTTGTAACCTGCCGGGAGGTTGTTCCCGCAGGGCCGGTAGTGGTGACCCGCAACAAGCAGGAAATAGCCATCGGCCGCAATCTGGCCAAAACCATCTCGGTTGAGCCATGCTAA